A window of Oryza glaberrima chromosome 2, OglaRS2, whole genome shotgun sequence genomic DNA:
CTTCTCCTGAACAGCTATTTGGATAGATTCCACCTTTGATTTCATATCTTGGACTTCATTTCGGGCTTCTAACAGCTCAGATTCTTTTATTTCAACAAGCTTTAATGAATTGCTGTGCTCATTTTCCTTCTGAACGAGCGCCTTTTGAAGCAACTCAACTTCTTTGGTTTTCTCTTCTaagctctctctttcttttgttaACACTGCTTCCAGAGACTCAACCTTCTCCTTTTCCTGAAGTAACAGTGATTCAAGTTCATGACAGCGAGACTGTGCAGCATTGAGCTCCTTTGCCTTGCCTTGAATCTCCAACCGAGCAGCTTCCAAGTTCTGGTTGAAAGATGAAAGCAATAGCCTTTGACCGGAGAGTTCTTGAACTTGTTTCTGCATCTGCACTGCTTGATCTTCTATCTGTTTTCGAGAGGAGGAGAAAGCCTCTTTTGAAGCGATTAGTTCAGACCGTACAGCATCCAGCAGAGACCTCACACGTTTGAAGTCACTGACTGTATCCTTGATACCATCCATATCCTTGCATGCTAGTTGCGCCACTTCCTTTAACTCTTTCTGTGCTGCTAACCATCCCATATTCTGCCTCTCAAGTTCTTGCTCGGCGATTTTTAGTTTCTGTTCATTGGCCTTTCTCAATTCATTCGATCTTGAAAAatcaatttcttttcttttaatttcaCTCCGGAGCTCCTTAATTGTTGCTTCTTGCTGCTCAGCAGCCTGATTAGCTTCAAGAAGCAGCTGTTCCTTGGACTTGATCTCTGAACGCATCAAGGTTACTTCTTCATTCTTCTTCAACATATCTTGCTTAAGCTTTTCCACTTCAGTTACCTTCTGAGAAAGCAAATCTTGTGAGCTGGCAATTTTCTTGTCTTGCTCATCAACAAGAAGCTTCAGGTTATCGATCTGCCTCACTTGTAAAACCAGATCTCTACTTGCCTTACCCAGTGATCTCTCCATTTCCTGTTGCCTTGCATATGCTCTATTGATCCCACGCTCTCTCTGATCAAGATCCTTCTTCGCCCGGTTCAGGCGTACCTGATCAACTGAAACCCGATTCTCCGCATCTCGGagatccctctctttcttcctcaaGGTAGACAAGGCGGCCTCAAATTCAGACTTCAGTACATCAATGCTCATACTCAGCTCACTATCCTGGGAAGCACTGGTATCCAACCTTTGCGTCTTCGCAAACAGCCGCTCCAATAGCTCCCTAGCTGGTTCAGTTGCTCCATTCTCGCCATCAGTGATATTTGCTCTAATACCTTTAACAACTGATTTGATCAAATGAGGAGCACATCTCATATGTTGAGCTTGAAATGACACCATGAAACTCAACTTCTGCCTGAACAGCACCTGTCGGGATTGCAGAAAACAGTGTGCATCAGTAGACTGCTAGAAAAAAGTTGCAACAGGACACCTCCTAGTGAACCTATCTGCAAAAATGGGGATTTTATTTGTACATGAAAATTCTCCCGGTGAACCAAAGGACTGAAATGATATAGTATGCCAAAGTTAACTCTGAACTAAAAATTCAGAACTATATTTATTCACACATAGTTTCAATCTTCAGCAAAGCGACATAGCGCAGCGGATGAATTTTGATCCCAAATCTATCGCCACACACAAATTACAATCGCTAATAGTTCTCGTTAGGTTCTCCGTTATCAAGATTAGTTTAAAGAtcatcgcaaaaaaaaagattagtttAAAGATGTACCGGAATTGACCACCGTCAAACCAATTTTAGCCAAAAAACTCCTAATTAAAAAACTACCACTACCAGGCAGCACAACTTGAActagaaaaccaaaaaaaatccgATCCTCCGTCCCCTTCAAACCGCTAGTAGACGAGCTCGGAATCGGAAACCGAACGAGAACACACACCACCAACAACGAACAACGAGCAACGAGAGAGGAGATACGAGGAGATGGGAAGGGATGCTCACATGTGTGACGGGGGGGCACGACGGGGAGCCGCAgcggagagccgccgccgccgtcgccggcggcgaggaggaaggggagaggggtGGCATGGCGGCCTAGCAcatgggtggggggggggggagggagcgGATCACGGCCGCCCGCGCGAGATCGGACGGCTCACGGCGCGCGGagacgagagaggagaggagatgatgaTGTGGAGGCCGAACCGGACGCGTGTGGactgcagtgcagtgcagtggaGTGGGGTGGGGTGTAGTAGATGATTGATGACTCGAGTAAGCGTGACACGTGACGCTCGTGTcgcttgctcttttttttttctttttattttctttttgttttgtttgttttgatggGTTTGTGTTGCTTGCTGTTCTGGGTTCTGGTGCCGTTTCATTTTTATTCGGGGGTACGTGAGGACAGGAAATGCTGGGCTGTACTACGCGATGAGAGAAATTTGAATTCGAAGATGTTTAAAGAAACCGAAAATTTGGAAGGATTTTAGTGGGATTGTCACCGTTGGATGGGTGATGAAGAACCCTGGCCGTTGGATCAAAACCGCCCGCGGTCCACCGTAGGAGTTCTAGGTGGGCCTTGTCCTTCATCTGGGCCCAAAAACGGGAGCGCACCTACTCATCTAGGCTGTGCTCTTTTCAGTGAGTTCCTAACTCACCCCCTTGTTTTTAGCATGCATAAAttctttgcaaaaagaaaagaaaatcttatgAAAGTTGCAAAAAGGTGACATATTTTTGTTCTGCTATTTCTGTCAAAGGAAGTAACAAGTCCAGTCTCTTCAGGAGTAGCAGGTAAATAGAGATATCTGAGACATAATTTGCTCTCTGAATGACAAGTTTTGCATGGATTTGTTTctgttcttcatttttttttctgtttctggTGTTCTTAGTTTTTCTTCGCACCACATACAGATTCTCCGATTCTCATGGTGTGCACTGCACCATCCTACACTAACCCTAGCAAGAATGAAATATGTATATCTTGAGAATCCTTTGTAAAAGTGTAAAACCTTATTGTCCCTCGAGAATCTCTATATCATCCTGCTATATTAAAATATTGTCCCTTAGTCACCTtcattctttcttttaaaaaatgttagaaAAATGGAGTTCTACGTGGTGAAAAGATCCTTCCTTTCTTGGAATGGCTCTGGCTCTTCAGTACCAACATTCAGTACCAACATGCATGGTAACTGCACATATTTTGCACATAAGAGTATCTCTAATAGCCTCTCCATCTGATTTAGCTAGTCAAACAAACAGTacactccaacagtctctctatCTACCCTCTCTACTTTGACTATGACAccgggacccatatgtcagccacTCCCTTATTCtttctccccttccttcccctcttcctcttttcttttctagcgTTGACAAGAagcaggcggcggcagcaagcgGGGAGGGGACGGCGGTGAAGGCagcgtcggcgggaggcggcgctgcgCGGGGACCGGCGGGCTGCGCGGCGGGAGGCGGGCGCCGTGcggaggcagcgggcggcgctgcgcggaggacggcgggcgcggcgagCTTGTGCCGCGCGGAGGCCAGCAGCCACGGCGAGCGGGGGCGGCGGGTGGCCGCGGCAAGCGGAGGACGGCAGTCGCGGCGAGCGGAGGCTAGCAGCTGCCGTGCTCGAGTTTCTCCCCATGCCTCGTCGGGCTCCTGTGCTTGGCTGCCGTGTGGGGATGAGGAAGATGGGCTCTATGGGGCCCACCATTGGCCAGCCAAATAGAGTGGCCAAAATTGGCCAGTGGAGGAAGAGTTTTGGCCAGCCGGATAGCTTAGCCATCCAGTTGAAGAGGCTGTTGGAGCACGTTTTTTTTTGGCTagaattgctaaaatttggtttggagagtgggatggagaggctgttggagaagcttttggctagaattgctaaaatttggtttggagagtgggatggagaggctgttggagaagCTCTAAGTAACGGATGAAATACTGAGAATCACAACTATGGGAACAACATGTTAACTTTGGAATCAGCACCAGATATGCAGAATTTTACAAGCCATGGTATAACCATACCGAAAACAGATTGTAACAATTAACCATACACACAGATAAGTATATCTGTGAGATGACAAGAGAAGCACCCAAACCTGCCGGTAAACAAGGCATAAACACGCATGCAGAGGTAAACACACAATGCTCCACGGAAGGAAACCAATAACTCCTGCTGATGAATGACAGATAACTTATAATTCTATGCATCAAACTACCTAGCTGAAGGTACTGTCTCACTTGAATCAACTGCCTCGTCTATTGTATCTGCTTTTGAGTTCTTCTCTTCTGTGATGCAGTCTGAACTATCAGGATGAGAAGAATGAGATGAGTCCTGGAAGGAGCTGGTCAGATCAGGCTTGAACATCTCATCATTCTCCAAGTTGGAAAGCTTCTCAGCAGATTCTCCCTTGAGCAGCTCAACGACTTCAGACATTATCGGCCTCTGTTCCTGTTTGTTCTGACTGCATGCAAGCCCAACAAGCACCATTCGCTTCAGTTCAGCCTCGACGAAGACATCCTTGAGCTTTGGATCAGCAATTTCCTTGAACTTTTTGTCACGGGCAAGTGGAAGTGCCCACTCCGTGATAGTTAGCTTCGTAGTGGGGTTTAGCTTCTCAACTGGCCTCTTTCCACTGGCAAGCTCTAGCAGCAGTACTCCAAAGCTGAAGACATCACAGCTTTCAGAGGCCTTCCCAAGCATGGCGTATTCCGGTGCAAGATAACCGAGTGTACCCTTCACCTTTGTAGTGACATGGGTTGCACCATCTGGAATGAGCTTTGCAAAACCAAAATCGGCAACCCGTGCTTGGAAATTCTTGTCCAACAGAACATTGCTTGACTTGATATCCCGATGAATGATATGTGGTGTCGCTTGGTGATGAAGATATCTGCATGGTAGAGAGAGATTTCAGATGTAAGATTACTTCTTCTGCATGTACTGAAAGTTGTCATACTGTTACAGCATAATGAATATTTCATAAGGATGTAAAACATGCTTACGCAATCCCTTCTGCAGAATCAATAGCGATCTTCATTCTTCGTTCCCAACCAAGATGGCATTCAGCTGCATGCTGTCCATGAAGGTGGGAGTGCAAGCTCAGGTTTGGCATATAATCGTAGACTATCAGGCGTTCTTGGCCTTCGGCACAATAGCCACGTAAGCTCAACAGGCTCTTGTGTCTCACTGTCGCCAAAACCTCCACCTCAATTGCAAATTCAGTTTCAGCTTTGTTGCTCCAACTCTTGAGCCTTTTCACCGCAATCTGTCCCATGTTGTTAACAGAAGAAGCGTTAGGTTCTGGTTAAAGTGAACTACTTTTTCCTGATTTTGGATTAAACAGATAGAAGGTAAATAGTTCCAACATAATACTTATGATTTATGAAATGATGTTCAAAAACATACTTGTCAAAACGATAGTTTGAATTTGATATTGtaggggctgttcagattgatgctattttcaaccataccattttttggtaaagttgccaaaaaaatgtctatgtttagtttgttgtcaaatttggtaaatacataagaaatcctaccaaaattttagcaatattgccatcttaaattttggcaacattgccatcttgctaaaattttggctacaatctgaacagacccgtattttttttttcaacccaAAATGAAACACAACTCACCGAGATGTAGCAGTTTGGGGGTTATATCACCATGCAACAAACTAACAAATACCAAAGTAGAACAGTTTCATCATCTTCATAATAAATGTGCAACTGTCTGATGGAATAAGTCTTACGCTGTTGGTCTTCTTGTGCTAATTGgtctttgtgttttttttgcttttcagtTTTTAGGATAGCATCTTTTTTTTATGACAGCATCTCCTTTCACTTTTACTTTTTAGAGTAgcaagccagctataaatatatatccCAACCCCCCTCCCCTGCGTGATGGTATGGCATTTGTGAGAAATAAACAGAAAATTGCCCCAACTCTCTCCTTCTTGAGCTCCCCTCTGTCCTCAGTCGGCAGCAGGAACACCGGCTGTTCCTACTTATCCCTCTTCCCCTGCGCTGACGAGCAGCAGCTCCTCAAAGGCAGTCTCTTCCCCACGCAGCAGCCCCTAGTGGCGTGCCATGTCCGCAGGACAGTCTCAACACTTGGTCGCCTCGAGCGCGCGGCTCCGGCAGGAGGCCGAGTTCGCCACGGCAGAGGAACGCGAGCGAGTGGTGGTAGAGACCGCTGCGACGGCAGCGAGGGCGTCAAGGCTTGCGGCAGCAAAATTGGCAACGGCAAGGGCGGAagtggaagcggcggcggcggcggcacgacagTAGCACCAACAGCTCTGTCTCCGCCTACGGCAGCTCCGATGATGAGCTGACAAGGGAGGCAGCTCGTGAGCGGGTGGAGCAGTGGGCAGCTGCGCAACCCCACGCGCGCAATGGCGGCAGCTTAGACTGGCGGGGATGCATGTGGCGGCGGCAGCCCagacgggcgacgcggcggcagccCAGACAGGCGTGGACGCGCCGGCGGACCCCCCGGCGGCAACGGTTGGGTCGACGGAGATCGCAGCCGTTGCAGGTGGCATGGCTCTCCCTCACCGGACCGGTACCATGGTCACCACAGGATTTAGGCCGTCATCAGGGAAGTCGGCCCTGGCGGTGTGTGGCCTAAACCCTACCCTCACCAAGACCAACTACGTCGAGTGGGCCGTGGTGATGAGGATAAGGCTCCAGGTGCGACACATGTGGGAGCCAGTTCGGCACGGCGACGTCAACTACGACGAGGATCAACAGGCGCccagaagcggactgccaacgaggcctgggacgccatcgctgcggcacgcatcggcagcgaccgcgcTCGCAAGTCCACATTGTAGGCACTTcgcaaggagtgggagaacctggccttcaagccaggtgaggatgttgatgactttgccctccgtctcaacactctGCTGTAGAAGTTGGTGTAGTATGGCGACGACGCCTACGATGAGGAGAGAGCCGTCAAGAAGCTCTTCCACTACATCCCAGAGAAGTACAAGCAGATTgctcgctcgatcgagtctctgttggacctctccacgatgtcgATCGAGGAGGCGATAGGTTGCCTCAAGGTCGTCGACAGCGACgagccacagcctctctcgAGGCTTATCACCATTGGCGGGAAGCTTCATCTCACTCGAGAGTAGTGGGAGGCCTACCAGGGTGACGGGAAGAAGAGGGAGTCCTCTTCCTCGACAGGCCGCAAGCGCGGCAAGGGACGTGTCCTGCGAGGACGCACCCAGGGTGGCGCCCGCGGAGGCGCCTAGGCCGGCGCGAGATGACGCCTGCCACAACTATGGCAAGtttggccattgggccaaagactgCCGACAGCCATGACACGGCCAAGCCAACGTCGCACaggtggaggaagaggaagagtcggctctgctcctggcacacgcaagcatcgagctatctccagcggcaccggccgcaGCGGCTTTCCTCCAACTTGATGAGCCGAAGGTACGCGCCTTCCTCGGCGATGGCTCCAACAACGACAAGACTGATGAGTGGTACCTCAATaccggcgccacccatcacatgactgaccgacgggagttcttcaccgagCTTGACTCCAGCGTCCAAGGTTCCGTCAAGTTTGGGGGTCGGCTCCATCACCTTCACCGCCAAATCCCTGTGCTCACCGGAATCTACTACATCCCCGCTTTGAGGAACtctatcatcagcgtgggacagCTGGATGAGAAAGATTCATGCTTGTTGGTCGAGCACGAAGACATGAGGATTTGGGattgccgtcgtcgccttcttgccaaggtaaccTAAGGCACCAATCGAC
This region includes:
- the LOC127764524 gene encoding uncharacterized protein LOC127764524, with protein sequence MPPLSPSSSPPATAAAALRCGSPSCPPVTHVLFRQKLSFMVSFQAQHMRCAPHLIKSVVKGIRANITDGENGATEPARELLERLFAKTQRLDTSASQDSELSMSIDVLKSEFEAALSTLRKKERDLRDAENRVSVDQVRLNRAKKDLDQRERGINRAYARQQEMERSLGKASRDLVLQVRQIDNLKLLVDEQDKKIASSQDLLSQKVTEVEKLKQDMLKKNEEVTLMRSEIKSKEQLLLEANQAAEQQEATIKELRSEIKRKEIDFSRSNELRKANEQKLKIAEQELERQNMGWLAAQKELKEVAQLACKDMDGIKDTVSDFKRVRSLLDAVRSELIASKEAFSSSRKQIEDQAVQMQKQVQELSGQRLLLSSFNQNLEAARLEIQGKAKELNAAQSRCHELESLLLQEKEKVESLEAVLTKERESLEEKTKEVELLQKALVQKENEHSNSLKLVEIKESELLEARNEVQDMKSKVESIQIAVQEKDSELSETQRRLAEVNSEVVELKQLLDSKEDQLVQVRTELQDKEQHIQTLQNKLDSMKFSCSQAESVVQKIAELTGNLASSVEGEEMDIYALLDDEISSTGTALKSNLHKHNQLEADIEMLKESLHQKDMDLRAAHEALDVKDQELKAVMRRWDVKEEVDKLEGFLKDPSDIKRPSDFSVHMGLQNLQTEAAEVEALAATTTLKKLADMAKGFLRSGKTDSGINLVASPSVNSTRIVSKTKPNKEMDMILDAEKEIAGLFSLTEQLITEAGIDVAHQA
- the LOC127763026 gene encoding PTI1-like tyrosine-protein kinase At3g15890, with the translated sequence MGWASCCKGVDGVLPGRRKKKKETTWRIFSLKELQSATNNFNYDNKLGEGGFGSVYWGQLWDGSQIAVKRLKSWSNKAETEFAIEVEVLATVRHKSLLSLRGYCAEGQERLIVYDYMPNLSLHSHLHGQHAAECHLGWERRMKIAIDSAEGIAYLHHQATPHIIHRDIKSSNVLLDKNFQARVADFGFAKLIPDGATHVTTKVKGTLGYLAPEYAMLGKASESCDVFSFGVLLLELASGKRPVEKLNPTTKLTITEWALPLARDKKFKEIADPKLKDVFVEAELKRMVLVGLACSQNKQEQRPIMSEVVELLKGESAEKLSNLENDEMFKPDLTSSFQDSSHSSHPDSSDCITEEKNSKADTIDEAVDSSETVPSAR